ACCACAGACTGGTTGGTTTAAGCAGCAGAGGTGTATTTTCtcgtattcctttttttttattttctcatattcttaAGGCTGGATGTTCCAGGCCAAGGTGTCAGGTTTAGCCTCTCTGCTTGGTTCATAGCCGGTCACCTCCCTGGGTTCACACGTGGTCTTCCCTCATGCTGGATgttctgtgtcctaatctcctcttaTAAGGATAACAATTCACGACCCCACCCCAACGACCCCATTTTAACCTAATTACCTCCTTAAAAGTTCTGTTTTCAAATATAGTCACAGTCTAGGTAGGGAGGTTAGGGCTTAGCGCATGAATTTGGGGGGCCTCAGTGCAGCCCATAATATGGAGCATGTACACCTTTCACCCGTGTGAATTCAGCCACATGGTACTAAGCCTAAAGGAGACAGGAAACATAAGATCTTAAATAATACGAGTGATTCTACCCACCATTCCAGTCAATGAGTGTGTGTcccagagggaaagagagatgagAGGGGAGTCTGTTTCACTTCCATCAGCATCGGTTCCCCTGTATCCAAACATGAGCAGGTGTGACTCCCACAGTTGAGGATGCACATTTTTCATACACCTTGCCTGTGAACACCAGCCAGCTTCTTTGTCTGGTACTCAACCAAAGGAGCAATGACCAAGGCTAGTTTGGACTGTCCTGGGGGTTTGTCTTCAACCACTTCAGAATTTTAGCAGACACTGCTGGTGGCCTGCCCTGCATCCCAGCCCCCTGACTGCTTCCCACCTCCTATGCTCGCCTGCGGGCACCACCCAGAAAGGGGGACGGTTAATGTCCAGGCGGTGGGGGAACCAGGAGTCAGGAGGTCAGTGTCCCCACCCCCAGTGTCTGATTCTGCACTGTCTCTCATAGGGTCCTCTTGGATTAAGCCCCACTGGCCTAGAGCCTTAACCTCTTCCTAAGTGGCTCTCCCTTCCCTCACTTGGGCTTCCTGGAATCATCTCTCGAATTAACTACCTACACCAGAGTTCATGTCTCAAGGACTGCTTTTGGGGGAATCCAAAAGTAGACAAGCACCTACCCCTGTGTAAGATGTTTCTTATACACAGCAGTCTCCATGGATGgttcccccccctccccgccataGATACGGTCTAGGAACCTGCAGAATGTAAACAGTCTCTGATTCTAGAACCTCAGTTGCATGTGGTTCTCCCGGCCCGCCCTGGCCCCTGGCCCTGCCTCCATTCTTACTCTGCTTTCCTCTGCCCCACCTTTCAGGTGATCGAGAAGAACTTAAGCGGCTGGTGGTACATTCAGATCGAAGATAAGGAGGGCTGGGCCCCAGCAACCTTCATTGACAAGTATAAGAAGACTAGCAATGCCTCGAGACCCAACTTTCTGGCTCCCTTGCCCAACGAGGTGGCACAGCTCCGCCTGGGGGATGCGGCAGCAATGGAGAACAGCTCGGGCAGTGAAGCCAGCGGCCCCTCCCGACCCCTGCCCGACGCCCCGCACGGCACAGGGGACTCGGGGACACCGTGGGCCAAAGACTGGAAGGGTGGTAAGGAGGTGCTGAGGAAGGCGTCTTCAGACACGTCTTCGTGTGCAGGCTATGAGGAGATCTCAGACCCCGACCTGGAGGAGAAACCCAGCCTCCCTCCCCGGAAAGAATCCATTATCAAGTCGGAAGGGGAACTACAGGAGCGGCAGAGGATGGAGCAGTTCAGGGGTTCTTCCCCCAAGCCACCTGGCATGATCTTGCCAATGATCCCAGCCAAACACGCCCCGCCGGCCCGGGACAGCAGGAAACCAGAGCCCAAACCTGACAAAAGCAAGTTGTTCCAGCTGAAAAATGAGATGGGGCTGGAGTGCGGCCACAAAGTGTTGGCCAAGGAAGTGAAGAAGCCCAACCTGCGACCTATCTCCAGATCCAAAGCTGACCCGCCAGAGGAGAAGCCAGAAGCCGTTTCCCAGAACCTTTTCTTGAAGTCTAAACCTCAGGTTAGGCCAAAACCAGCTTCTTCCCCCAGGACAGAGCCACCTCAGGGCGAAGACCAAGTGGACATCTGTAACCTCCGGAGCAAGCTCAGGCCTGCCAAGTCCCAGGAGAAGGCCTCCGTAGATGGAGAGAGCAGCCACCAGGCGGGAGGAGGCCAGGATGGGGCCTTCAGTCGTGGCTTCCCTCCAGGGGAGGGGCCTGGCCGTCCCCAGGACAGGACGAGCAAGCAGGAGGGGCCCAGCCCAAAGGAGGCGCCCTGCAGAGCCCCTCCGAGGCCAACCAAGACCTCGGATCCTGTGCCCAAGAGCGCGCCAGTCCCTCTCCAAGAGGCTTCCCTCCAGAGACCTGTGGTTCCGCCTCGGAGACCGCCACCCCCCAAGAAAACCTCCTCATCATCTAGACCCCTTCCAGAGGTCAGAGGGCCCCTTCCAGAGGTCAGAGGTTCACTTCCAGAGGTCAGAGGGCCCCTTCCAGAGGTCAGAGGGCCGCAGCGGGAGAGCAGTGAAGGCAAGGCAGCTCCTGCCCCAGGCCGGGCCCTGCTTGTCCCTCCGAAAGCCAAACCTTTTCTCTCCAACTCCTCAGGGGGCCAGGATGACATGCGAGGCAAAGGTGGGCCAGGACCGCGGATGATGGGCAAGTCGGGAGAAAACAAGGAGAAAGTGGCTGCAGGCCCCTTCCCCAACACCGACGGCCCAAAGGACTTGTACGTGGCCGTGGCCAACTTTGAAGGCGACCAAGATACCAGCGGCTTCCAAGAGGGGACAGTGTTCGAGGTCCGGGAAAAGAACAGCAGCGGCTGGTGGTTCTGCCAGGTCCAGAGCGGGGCCCCATCCTGGGAAGGGTGGATTCCTTCCAACTATCTCAGAAAGAAGCCCTAGCTGCCTCCTCTCATGCCTGGAGGTCTTTCGCGTCCCTGCTGGCTTTACCCACATATTTAATATGCCTCTTAATTTATCATCCTCCACGAACCATCAAAGGAAGGAAGACTGGAATACTGTGGTTTCTTTCCTGGGTGGAGAGTGATCCCTCCCATCACATCCCCTGGAGACTCCGAGGACACACCCCTTTCTCTCAACATCCCTGCCTTAAGGCCAGTGGCATTGCCGCCCAGCAGCTCGCTGCCCACCCAGCAGTGGGACCCTGACTCTCTGAGGCTTCTGGGACCAGAACCCATCATCTGGAGAAACTGCAGAAAGGGTTTCTCGTTGCTCGGATCAGAGTCCTGACAGTGTCCCCAGCTTCCTACCCAGTTCATTCATGTCCAGCGACTTGTTTCACTCACTTCCCAAATGCCTGGTCCCAGAAGGAACTTTCTCGTGTAGAAGTCGGCTCCATTGCTGGTCCCAGGGAGGTGTCCCCTTCCCCAAGGCCTCAGGTCCCCGGGTCTCTCAGGTTCAAGCAGCTGCAGCTGCCCCAGGCATGGGGCCTGGAGGCCCGCCCAGCCGTCCTCCCTTCTGCTCTAGGACCCTGATCAGTTCTAGAGGAGTGCTGCCAGCTCCAAGCATGCTTCACTTTCCTGCTGCAGACTCTGGTCCAACCCAAGGCATTTAAACAAGAGTCCCCAGTCTGCTTTTGGGGTGGCCTTTCACTTCTGCCTCCCTAGTACAAGAATCTCAAAGTTTGTTTGAGAAAGGGGACCCTTCACAGGCCACGCGCCTTGGGAACTCCTCCTTGCTGAATATCTAATTAGTGCCAAAGGCTGTAACGTCGCGCTTTCCCTTCATGTGGAGCCCTCAGAATAGCCCTCTCTGATCCAGTGtacctgttttatagatgaggaaactggggttcaGTGTGCCCCAGGGCACACTAActgggaagaggagggaagggggtgtGAGTCTAGGCTGGCCTGACTTCCATGCCTGTGCCCTGTGACAGCCAACCAGGCGGCGGAGAGGGAGATGCCGGCGGGCTGCCCGGAAGCGCGTCAGGGGGCGACGTGGCTGCTTCCGCTCCCAACACCCCTCCAACCCCTTGTGGCATCTGTTGAAGGCTGCCCTGCACCCCCACACCACCCAGGGGCTGCCCAGCATCCTGGTGTCGCCACAGAGCCCTGCTCCCTGCTTTTGTGCTGGTGCCCCCCAGGGGATAGAGCGTATGAAGCAAGGGGAGCCAAGGTGGTCTCACATGCCAGTCCCAAGGGGCCCCCCTGGCTCAAGGGCCAGCGGCTGGATCTCCAGCAGACAGCAGAGTTAAGCAGTAGCCCCGTAGGGGGCCCAGGGGCCAGGCAGAACCTCTGTCTCTCCTGCTGCTTCCTGCTGCTCTCTGGTCCTTGAagagtagttttctttcttttcttttctttccatgcGCACTCCCTCTCTGTGGTCTCGTGGGAAAGAACCCAGGGCAGCCCTTGCACCCATTTGACTGATGTGGCTCACTGAGGCACACAGAGGCACAGCTGCAGTACGGAACAAGAACAGGACCCAGGGTTTCTGGCTCCTAGCCCGCAGCCTGTGACCCAGGTtgcctgggctggggtggggctggggacagCACCCACCCTGTCCCCCCCACTCTGCCGGACAAGTAGCAGCCCCGTCCTGCCCCGGAGACTGACTCAAGAGTCGTCATCTGCTGCGTGTTCTTGTGGCTTCCTGGGGGCTGCTCGCAGTGCCGAGGACTGATGTGCAAACAGTCCTCTTCCGCCCTCCGCCGACTCCCGCCCCCCCCCTCCGGCCCCCGCCTCATTGCCACATGGGCTGTGGATGCTGCTACAGGAGAAGGAGCCTCCCCTGGTCCACAGGAGCATCTTTACTCCTTCCTTCAGCAGGTCCGTACATCCCCCACCCCAGAGTCTGGGACAGGGCTCCAAGCTTCCCTTGCAGCACCCCCTTGACCCTTGGCCCTGTGCCCAGAACTGTAGGGGGGTCAGTAGCAGCCAGGGGCAGGAGGCAGAATGGGAGAAGGCTGCCCACCTCCAAGGTCCCCTCATTTGGGGGGACGCCCCGTAGCATGTTTCCCTGAGTTTTTGACCCACGTTGGTTTAAACACCATTTGTGAAGCTGTTATGTAGGATTTGACTACCTTTCAAAAGACAGAACTCTCAATTTCTTTTCCCCAGTTCTTTCTCTGCCTTCATGAAAGTTTTCTACTATTATGTGagggcctactatgtgccaggcgctGAGGATAGACCAGGCCGTGGGTGGCTCCATGCCTGGCTGTGAAGACCTTGGGCTCCTGGGTGCAGATTCCACTGAAGGGGTTTGTCTTTGACCTCATCTCCTCCTCCCAGGGGTCAGCTAGGTGGGAAGGACAGCTTCTCCCTTTCCCAGGGCAGAAAGTTTTCCCTGCACTTGGAAGAATTcgccttttattattattctgaCATGAACTGAAGGTACTAAAGCCACGCTTCTCTCTGTTCACCATTCTATCTTGAGGATGCCTCTGCAGCCTGAGTCTCGTCTCTCCACTCTTCCTGTCACGGTGATGGCCCTTTCCCAGGCAGCTGCAGGGGATGGTCCCAGTGGCCAGGAGCCGTCCCTCACTGTCCTCACCTGGGGACTTAGGTTTACACCATCCAGGACTGTAGCCACCACTCTCAGCCTTTGATGGAACAAATGCAAACTTCCTGGACCTGGAGTCGCCACTGTGGCACCTGTCATAGGGATGGCGTGGGGTCATGGGAGTATCTGCCGTGCCGAGCACCGGGCGGGTTACTGGTGCCTCAACACTCCCTCCTTTAACTTCCTCCTCACTTCAACCCTGTGAGGTGCATAGGATCAGCCCCAATCTGCAATGAGAACATTGGGGTTCAGAGGATGAAGTCACGTGCCCAGCGTCATCCAAACAGTGACCAAGCCGAGACTTGAATCTGGGAGTTTTTCTCCCTTTCAGGGAAGCAGTGACCCTCCTTCTTAATTTAGATTTTTCCTCCCCTTAATTTAGGTTTTTCCTCCCCGGCCCCACAGTCACACATGTCAGTAGGTCACAGGCCAAATGCCAGTCCAAAAAAGGCAGGCGTCCTTGGGATGGCTCTTTTATCTTATGTCCTAGGGCAAAATTACAGCTCGTGGTAGTGCCAGATCTTTgggaaaaacagaattttaggaCCACTGCTTGATAAAATAAGCCTTTGCTCAAGTTTTTTACTCTGAATTTATTTGCCATTTGACGGATTTATGTCCTGGTCTCAGGATGAGACTTGGGGAGAGCGGGGCTGCAGCTCAAAGCACTTTTAATGCCTTGCGCTACCAGGGCCTCGCTGCAGCCCCGCCAGGCTTCCAGTAGGTGTGTTAGGCGTCCTCCACAAAGCCTCTCCCTGTGATTGGTTTCTTAGGCCAAATTCTTGGCCTTAAAACATTTCTGGGCCCACTGGGGATTTCCTCATCAAGTAGAATGTAGGAAAACAAACTTGCCACATTAAAGGACCAATGCCAAATCTCCCCCAAAGCTTGGAAGGCCCTGTGCGTAGGCTGAGATGGGACATTCTAGTCTTTGCTCAGTTTGTTCTGAGCgggatggagaagaaatggctcCTGCCC
The Muntiacus reevesi chromosome 14, mMunRee1.1, whole genome shotgun sequence DNA segment above includes these coding regions:
- the SH3PXD2B gene encoding SH3 and PX domain-containing protein 2B isoform X1, producing the protein MPPRRSIVEVKVLDVQKRRVPNKHYVYIIRVTWSSGSTEAIYRRYSKFFDLQMQMLDKFPMEGGQKDPKQRIIPFLPGKILFRRSHIRDVAVKRLIPIDEYCKALIQLPPYISQCDEVLQFFETRPEDLNPPREEHVGKKKSGGDLTSVDPMVLEQYVVVADYQKQESSEISLSVGQVVDIIEKNESGWWFVSTAEEQGWVPATCLEGQDGVQDEFSLQPEEEEKYTVIYPYTARDQDEMNLERGAVVEVIQKNLEGWWKIRYQGKEGWAPASYLRKSSGEPLPPKLGPGSPAHVGVLELDGVSRQQNSGGREKELLNNQRDGRFEGRPAPDGDIKQRSPKMRQRPPPRRDMTIPRGLNLPKPPIPPQVEEEYYTIAEFQTTIPDGISFQAGLKVEVIEKNLSGWWYIQIEDKEGWAPATFIDKYKKTSNASRPNFLAPLPNEVAQLRLGDAAAMENSSGSEASGPSRPLPDAPHGTGDSGTPWAKDWKGGKEVLRKASSDTSSCAGYEEISDPDLEEKPSLPPRKESIIKSEGELQERQRMEQFRGSSPKPPGMILPMIPAKHAPPARDSRKPEPKPDKSKLFQLKNEMGLECGHKVLAKEVKKPNLRPISRSKADPPEEKPEAVSQNLFLKSKPQVRPKPASSPRTEPPQGEDQVDICNLRSKLRPAKSQEKASVDGESSHQAGGGQDGAFSRGFPPGEGPGRPQDRTSKQEGPSPKEAPCRAPPRPTKTSDPVPKSAPVPLQEASLQRPVVPPRRPPPPKKTSSSSRPLPEVRGPLPEVRGSLPEVRGPLPEVRGPQRESSEGKAAPAPGRALLVPPKAKPFLSNSSGGQDDMRGKGGPGPRMMGKSGENKEKVAAGPFPNTDGPKDLYVAVANFEGDQDTSGFQEGTVFEVREKNSSGWWFCQVQSGAPSWEGWIPSNYLRKKP